One genomic segment of [Pasteurella] aerogenes includes these proteins:
- the hmp gene encoding flavohemoprotein — translation MSSPNPLCLNEMQVHAITQETDDVFTLELIAQDYYPYEPGQYALVSIKNTPNIVRAYTLSSTPGLSRFVTLTVRRIPNGIGSTWITSEVKVGDNLWLSDPMGEFTCAKIQADNYFLVAGGCGVTPIISMARWLLVNRPNVNVRILYSVHSPKDVIFKREWQQLQQQYPQLKLFMNATTDLEDGFIAGRISPDMLAELVPNIADYTVLTCGPESYMKDLQVMTESLGVPKERFFFEQFHSSAENCLVDSSKRLTLSITNPVPQTFSVPVGMTLLAALEENKQPIIAACRSGSCGSCKTKVISGDYETTSQVGLTEQEIAQGYVLACSCQLKGNISVDLLPD, via the coding sequence ATGTCAAGTCCAAACCCACTTTGTTTGAATGAAATGCAAGTACACGCCATCACACAAGAAACTGATGACGTTTTTACCCTCGAATTAATCGCGCAAGATTATTATCCCTACGAACCGGGACAATATGCACTGGTCAGCATTAAAAATACGCCGAATATCGTGCGCGCCTACACGCTATCTTCCACGCCCGGACTTAGCCGCTTTGTCACGCTAACCGTGCGTCGCATTCCAAATGGTATCGGATCCACCTGGATCACATCGGAAGTTAAGGTTGGCGATAACCTGTGGTTATCCGATCCCATGGGCGAATTTACTTGTGCCAAAATCCAAGCAGATAATTATTTCTTGGTTGCCGGCGGCTGCGGCGTAACACCGATTATTTCTATGGCGCGCTGGTTGCTTGTTAATCGCCCGAATGTCAACGTGCGCATTTTATACAGTGTACATTCGCCAAAAGATGTCATTTTCAAACGCGAATGGCAGCAATTGCAACAACAATATCCGCAATTGAAACTGTTTATGAACGCCACCACCGATTTGGAGGATGGTTTTATCGCCGGGCGAATTAGCCCAGATATGTTGGCAGAACTGGTACCGAATATCGCCGATTATACGGTGTTAACCTGCGGTCCTGAAAGCTATATGAAAGATCTGCAAGTGATGACAGAAAGCCTTGGGGTACCCAAAGAACGTTTCTTCTTTGAACAATTCCACTCCTCGGCAGAAAACTGCTTAGTCGATAGCAGCAAGCGCTTAACGTTAAGCATTACCAACCCGGTTCCCCAAACCTTCTCCGTACCGGTTGGCATGACCTTACTGGCGGCATTAGAAGAAAATAAACAGCCCATCATCGCCGCCTGCCGCAGCGGAAGTTGCGGTTCTTGCAAAACCAAAGTCATCAGTGGCGACTACGAAACCACCAGCCAAGTTGGTTTAACTGAACAAGAAATTGCACAAGGCTACGTTCTCGCCTGTAGTTGCCAATTAAAAGGCAATATCAGCGTGGATTTATTGCCGGATTAA